The Rosa rugosa chromosome 1, drRosRugo1.1, whole genome shotgun sequence genomic sequence gtcagtgacaggacccgccccggatttccccttgaaatccaaagtggccctgcggggcccaccttagaagaaattctaccaaaaatttggcggaacttcctctaaaagtggactacccaaaacctgtagaaagacatttacacttctaaaataatccacccttaatcttctggagccaccctgctcccaaaatcacaacatctcccaattcacaaaacaattctgaacttaagaatattaatcacataggttatcagagcaatctaatgcaCAAGCGTACAAGAAGatagaatacaagataaagAACCGATACTTCTATAATGCgaaagctatgacagctatgcctcaaccccaagtacgctcgacctcaagctacactggcctgcaaactgggcatttgaaaccgaagggcccaggggaaaaacatttgaaaaccgttagagtgagtggacaaaaaaaataagtaatttcaaatgaacaagtgaaacttaatgctttcccaagttattctctaaaacctCACATGCAGTAAAAATCTTAAAAACACTCTTAACCATCATCTTTATTGAAATCTCAATTATGTAATCTCGATCATCTCgaaatctctttaaaatctcAAATCCCTCAAATACATAATGATATTTCAAACCTCTCGTTAAATTACTCATATCTCAAAATGGACGATGACTAAAGGGGACTGCCgattagtcatctcatgccacctggaggggactgccgaccagtgacgcatcggaggggactgccgatcGGACGAGGAGGTAatggttagaggggactgccgactaaccataggtagttagaggggactgccgactaaccataggtagttagaggggactgccgactaaccataggtagttagaggggactgccgactaactacctcatgccatctggaggggactgccgaccaaatgacgcatcggaagggattGCCGACCGGAAtattctggaggggactgccgaccagaatattgtctggaggggactgccgaccagacttacctggaggggactgccgaccaggtaatgcatgcatgcgctgACTTATTTACCTCCTCAATAGACTGGAATCAATCTCTTTAAAATaattgctttcggaaagaaattaAACCCGTtattaatccaataagtcaTCAATAATTCACCGAAAGCATAACTTAAGAATATCCCGATACCTCAAGattcaatatctcaataaatcctcggtaaatcaataaatgctttcggaaaggATCTCAATATAACTTCAAAGCTGATAAATGCGGAGCTCAAAACTcaagaaatctcgataattcgATCATGTTCAAATATTTGCCAAATCATTCGTACTCTTATATCACCATATAAATCGAtattcaaaatcaataattctcacaatattttcttaatcaatcacttcccgaaaatcatttcccaactcaataactcataaataacTATCTCGAAAATCTACTAAAAGCCCTCGAGAAGGAAATCCACTAATAATCCCGTAACTCATAGAGCATAATAAATCACAAGAAATcaagctcataaaatcataaaactcaataattcaaataataaattaaacctcaattggaaaataataatatactgcatgcacaattaatttaaaataaatgtccactcacagtactatttaggcgaccacgcTACCAGTTTCCTAcgtcgagcagtagctcggCACGTCGCCCTCAACAATTACGGAGAAGTTTGAACCCGAATTGTGAATAGTAACCCAGAATTTCAAATCTTCGATTCTTCCTTCTCGCGTCAAATCGCTGTAAAATActtggggagcatcatctacgtcCCAAGGCGCTTCCAAAGAACCTAACTTGATCGTctggggtggccggaatcggaagaaacCGGCGATGACCTCAATctgctacagtgaccgtcctcttcttctcgttgctgcaccttccacagttcatattaagctaccaaacaaacccagaaatgaagagaaggaagagagctttccaacgacatcttATATGTCAAAATCCAtcgccggatggaggagttatggccggaagaaggtgaagaggtcggagaggaagagagaatcggggagagagaaagaggctgGGTAGAATCTGATCTACCCACAGtaaattcctatatatatactaattactatgaacagtaacttccgtttttcgcttataactttcgtatatgaactccgatttttacgtaccacatatgcacgcgctcggtttaacgtcctctacaactttcatgaagaatatttcctcaaattttgacccaaacaaaaagtcaacttttagggccccctaaagtgtcgaaacggagccaaaaagtaaatgtaaatgtcgtttacccatcgaaagactcgtaaactggtaaatttaggttcgggacgttacagtcagtatactactggggcTAGTATACTATTGGGGGTCAGTACTCCAAGAAATCCTACTGGAGAAACTTCTTCAccatgagaagaggtgaaattcaaagcaacTTGTATGTGAAAGCAGCAAAGCCAGAGATAAATGATATAGTGTTCAAGTTTCATATTGtaatatgtataaatagtttttggaattattaaataaatgtgttgtttctaagaaaaacaaagacggaatatagaaatattatttttttcataatGCTACTGACATTCAGCAGTATTAATTCACATTATCAAACCCACAATGACAGATTTGTAATTTACTTGCCAATAGAAATAATTCAAAAAGGGATGGAATCTGACCGCATGGTATAATACCTTGCGCATGGGCCTTGCACACTAGCTCATGGGAATTTAAAGGTAATTTATGGGCTAAAAGTGTAGGTAGTGGtaatttgatataaaaaaaactgctgctacTGTGTTGTGAGATAACTGCAGAGCGTGTTCTaatccacagcagcttctaaaagcaacctctgggctgcttctaaaatctacTGTCAGTGagctataactttcaattaaatctgttttttatttatttaccaaacacaataaaatataaaattttgaacaaaagctgatttttttaaaagcgaagcaatcccaaacggggcctaattCTACTACAACTACTGTTCTTCCTTAAGTTGTACTTAAATAAGATTTTCCAAATAAAtctatattttttcctttttatctccaaaagtatttttttttcttcattttttgccTTTTCAgtgatttttgtttatttatttgagtATTTTGCACGCAAACGCAGCTTTGCGAGTGAGCACAGAGAGAGATCCATGAAAACTCTAGTCCTCAGAATTTGTTTTGTTGACAttcaataaaagttttattaagaaataaaagtttattgaccCTTAATCTACTCCTCCTTCCTCACCGATTTCGTCTACCTCGTCGTCTCCCACAGATCTGATCCGCTGACGGCTAGGCCAGCGCCTTCAACACCACTAACCTCTTGTTCCAATCCAAAGTCATCGACTTCCCCGGCTCCGCCGTCGTCCACATGGTAGGAGGAATCGCCGGTCAATCGAAATAATAAGCAATTAAACATTTCCGAATTGCATTGTTTGAAGAATTAAATTCTTGTCCACTTTCTGATGCATTCACATAGTCCAGGCTGTCCAGCACTCCAGCTTTGTAGGTTGTCCTGGACACAATTATTAATAGAAATAATGACGTCATAAAAGAAGCTTCTTGTTAACTAATATCAGTGCTCATCTCAATCTGACCACTACTGCACGAGGTACTATGTTTATTCCATGATTCTCCTGTCACTTGACGAGGTTCAGTTATTGTTTGCATTTTCTATCTCTATCGCTTCTTAGCAAaataaaaacagagaaaaaaaaaaaaaacagcatcTCTTATGCATCAAGAAAGTTAAATTTTAATAGCAGCTTATAAAAGTTGGTAAGAGGCTTAATAAAGCTACAACTCTTATTGTTCAAGTTACGCTATCTAAAACCGGGTCTTAGCATGTTTCAGATTCTTGAGATGTGATCATAGATTCTTCTGCATCTCTGCTACTTTGCTCATTGGTGACTGATCCTGTAGGACGAATCAAGAAAGGTTTAGGTGGAACTGTTAAAGAATGAAGGGGTCCTTCCAGCATCTCTACAACTTTGCTCATTGATGGTCGATCAGATGGCATAGTTTGAATGCACCCAAGACTGATTAATATCATCTTCCTTACTAGTTCATTCTCCTCATCCGGTATTGCTCTGAAAATGCTTTCGTCATTGCTTAGCTCTAGGTCTTTATAAACATAATGTGGAAACATTTCACTTGTATGAGACACTTCAGAATGTAAATTCCTTCTTGCCCCAACCATTTCGAGAACCAACATGCCGTAGCTGTAAACATCAGATTTATGTGACACTCCACCAAAGTTGCGACTAAATACTTCTGGTGCAATGTATCCTGCAGTTCCTCTTGTTCCCAACATTGACACAATACTTTCCTTGGTCTTGCAAAGCTTGGCAAGGCCAAAATCAGATATTTTCGGGCAAAAGTCTTTATCCAACAGAATATTTTGTGGCTTTATGTCGAAGTGCAAAATTCTAGTATTACAACCACGGTGCAAGTATTCGAGTCCTCGCGCAACCCCGACTGCAATTTCAGATAATGTCTTCCATTCTAAGTGGCAGTTTGCCTTAAAAGATCCTTGGTTATGTATAAACTTATCCAAGGATCCATTAGGCATGTATTCATAGATTAGAGCTCTTTTGTTCCTCTGGTAACAGAATCCCGAAAGTGTGACTACATTGACATGGGAAGTTCGACCAATGCTAGCaacttcattaataaattcTTCTCCATCACCATTTGATTCATTTAGGATTTTGACCGCCACAAGAAGGCCATCCGGCAGCTTCCCTTTGTACACAGTGCCATATCCTCCTTTACCAATTTGATCTTCAAATGAGTTTGTCATTTTCAGCACGTCTGAATAACTATATCGCCTTGGGGCGATCAATCCATAAGTCCTTATAAATTCCTCAATATCCAACTcattcctttcttctttcttgaaGAGCACTGCTGAATAAATTTTAttgatcaagaagaaaattCTTTTcctatatatgcatgtaatacATGTACACATTAGGATGGTCGCAAAACCTCCGAACACAGTGCCTGCACACAAAAATTGAAGATTTGCATTTGATTAATTTTTGTATGAATGTAAAAAACCATTCAAAGTGACATTTGTATATAATCACCATATGTACGTACCCATAGCTATATTGTTGGCTCGCCCTGCAA encodes the following:
- the LOC133725491 gene encoding LEAF RUST 10 DISEASE-RESISTANCE LOCUS RECEPTOR-LIKE PROTEIN KINASE-like 2.4, with amino-acid sequence MQYSFLPFFLITSFFSIINLPFSLRADDTVEYANCSQPITCGSVKSNISYPFWGANRAEYCGKSGYEVTCQADAPMITMRNITFRILDMSSTSTTTPTVKVARQDYWGTICPSTYVPTNFIFSLFTYSSGLLNVSFWYGCNTNVTAVAGNSHFCNSSVTATYLTQTRASNASVDPVTTGGCQYKVMVPVFESASEALDNNATDIQTAIDGGFELDVLNADTGLCNNCSASGGVCGQNNTRANEFMCFCSASSSTTVCTENSSPNPSSAPSSGRANNIAMGTVFGGFATILMCTCITCIYRKRIFFLINKIYSAVLFKKEERNELDIEEFIRTYGLIAPRRYSYSDVLKMTNSFEDQIGKGGYGTVYKGKLPDGLLVAVKILNESNGDGEEFINEVASIGRTSHVNVVTLSGFCYQRNKRALIYEYMPNGSLDKFIHNQGSFKANCHLEWKTLSEIAVGVARGLEYLHRGCNTRILHFDIKPQNILLDKDFCPKISDFGLAKLCKTKESIVSMLGTRGTAGYIAPEVFSRNFGGVSHKSDVYSYGMLVLEMVGARRNLHSEVSHTSEMFPHYVYKDLELSNDESIFRAIPDEENELVRKMILISLGCIQTMPSDRPSMSKVVEMLEGPLHSLTVPPKPFLIRPTGSVTNEQSSRDAEESMITSQESETC